From Rhodothermales bacterium, one genomic window encodes:
- a CDS encoding prepilin-type N-terminal cleavage/methylation domain-containing protein, with amino-acid sequence MKSLLAMPLALSQDDGFSLTELMVVVVVVGILAMLAIPRFITVTTEAKMTEARMMLRQVQTLQQAYRYAHDRYADGLSELGFEQVALQTEGGTARYRIAIEQADAGGFVATATAVVDFDRDGVLNVWETDAAGEIRLRTPD; translated from the coding sequence ATGAAGAGTCTCCTCGCCATGCCCCTCGCGCTGTCGCAAGACGACGGCTTTTCCCTCACCGAACTGATGGTGGTGGTGGTCGTCGTCGGCATCCTCGCCATGCTCGCGATACCGCGTTTTATCACGGTGACCACCGAAGCCAAGATGACCGAGGCCAGAATGATGCTTCGGCAGGTGCAAACGCTTCAACAGGCCTATCGGTACGCCCACGACCGGTATGCCGACGGATTGTCGGAGCTCGGGTTCGAGCAGGTCGCCCTGCAGACGGAGGGCGGCACGGCGAGATACCGGATCGCCATCGAGCAGGCCGATGCCGGCGGTTTCGTCGCCACGGCCACGGCGGTCGTCGATTTCGACCGGGATGGTGTCTTAAATGTATGGGAAACGGACGCCGCCGGCGAAATTCGCCTGCGGACGCCGGATTGA
- a CDS encoding SGNH/GDSL hydrolase family protein, whose product MHAHARTSRRHFLQLVTTAAAVTALPRSVWAERADLVWHDVRDWGVEGKGWADTKRYFDRLPGKAEGVVRPPVWDLSRHSAGMVTRFVTDSPAIHVRYTLLSDRLAMPHMPATGVSGLDFYATGGQGVDRWAAVVQPTEMTVEKAAAEGLRAGQRRYTVYLPLYNGVESLEIAVEQGATFTPLAPRSERPVLFYGTSIMHGACASRPGMSISAILGRRLNRPVTNLGFSGNGRMEPEVGALLAELDPCVFAIDCLPNMDEAMVDERAANLVRQLRAARPSTPILLVEDRSFTNTRFFPAREERHRTNRDALRRAFSQLQDEGVDRLYYLEGEQLLGEDGEAATDGSHPNDMGMVRYADAYEPALRAILAQY is encoded by the coding sequence ATGCATGCGCACGCCAGAACGTCTCGCCGCCATTTTCTCCAACTGGTAACCACTGCTGCTGCCGTCACAGCGCTGCCTCGCAGTGTATGGGCCGAGCGGGCCGATCTCGTATGGCACGATGTGCGGGACTGGGGCGTCGAGGGGAAAGGGTGGGCCGATACGAAACGGTATTTCGATCGCCTTCCGGGCAAAGCAGAAGGCGTTGTCCGTCCGCCGGTATGGGATCTGTCCCGGCACTCGGCCGGCATGGTGACGCGATTCGTCACCGATTCGCCGGCCATCCACGTGCGATACACGCTGCTGTCAGACAGGCTGGCGATGCCCCACATGCCGGCGACGGGGGTGAGCGGACTGGATTTTTATGCGACGGGCGGCCAGGGGGTCGATCGATGGGCCGCTGTCGTGCAACCTACCGAGATGACGGTCGAGAAAGCGGCTGCGGAAGGACTGCGCGCCGGCCAGCGACGCTATACGGTGTACTTACCGCTCTATAATGGGGTCGAATCCCTGGAAATCGCCGTCGAGCAGGGAGCAACCTTCACGCCACTCGCGCCCCGCTCGGAGCGCCCTGTCCTGTTCTACGGCACCTCGATCATGCACGGTGCCTGCGCGTCGCGTCCCGGGATGTCGATCTCGGCCATCCTGGGGCGGCGGCTCAATCGGCCGGTAACGAACCTCGGATTCTCTGGGAATGGGAGGATGGAGCCTGAAGTCGGCGCCCTCCTCGCCGAACTCGACCCATGCGTCTTTGCGATCGACTGCCTGCCGAATATGGACGAGGCCATGGTGGACGAGCGCGCCGCAAACCTGGTTCGCCAGTTGCGCGCCGCCCGGCCGTCGACGCCAATCCTGCTGGTAGAGGACCGTTCGTTTACCAACACGCGATTCTTCCCGGCGCGGGAAGAGCGTCACCGCACCAATCGGGATGCCCTGCGCCGCGCGTTCTCGCAGCTCCAGGATGAAGGCGTCGATCGCCTGTATTACCTCGAAGGGGAGCAGCTCCTGGGCGAAGACGGCGAAGCGGCCACCGACGGATCCCATCCGAACGACATGGGCATGGTCCGGTATGCGGATGCGTACGAGCCGGCTCTGCGTGCCATCCTCGCCCAATACTGA
- a CDS encoding type II secretion system F family protein, which yields MKPLVPAAPASTRVSHWPARLVSRKALAEFTRSLAVLVAARLPLLDALATAGRQSPAKRMQELAAAVREDVRRGRSLSDSLARHPETFDALYVQLVRVGEMTGRLADMLLRLSAYLEKAHALRRTVRLAMVYPGVIVAVAASAVAFLMMAIVPTFAEMFADFGAELPAPTRALLGVSEGLRAHGAAVLIAGMVLGAIARRTVRTSWGRRHLERASLRLPLVGPLLRKNLSARFCRTLGTLLESGVHLTNALHILASTSGHVSVEEIVKRMAAHVERGGRLVAPLRGGDVFPDFVVQMVAVGEETANLGDMLLHAAGHFEVEVDAAVDTLTAIIEPLLIVVLGVVLGTVLVAMYLPLFELGAAIR from the coding sequence GTGAAACCGCTCGTCCCTGCCGCTCCCGCCTCAACCCGAGTCTCGCACTGGCCGGCGCGCCTCGTCTCCCGCAAGGCGCTGGCCGAGTTTACGCGCAGCCTCGCCGTCCTCGTCGCCGCGCGGTTGCCGCTGCTCGACGCGCTGGCGACGGCTGGCCGGCAGTCGCCGGCGAAGCGCATGCAGGAACTGGCGGCGGCCGTTAGGGAGGACGTTCGGCGCGGCCGGAGCCTCTCCGATAGTCTGGCGCGTCATCCGGAAACGTTCGATGCGCTCTACGTGCAGCTCGTTCGCGTCGGCGAAATGACCGGCCGACTGGCCGACATGCTGCTCCGTCTTTCCGCATACCTCGAAAAGGCACATGCGCTGCGCCGCACGGTGCGTCTGGCGATGGTCTATCCGGGCGTCATTGTCGCCGTGGCGGCGAGCGCCGTGGCGTTTCTGATGATGGCGATCGTGCCCACCTTCGCCGAGATGTTCGCCGACTTCGGGGCGGAGCTTCCCGCGCCGACCCGCGCCCTCCTGGGCGTGAGCGAGGGGCTTCGCGCGCACGGAGCGGCTGTGCTCATCGCCGGCATGGTTCTGGGCGCCATCGCCCGCCGGACCGTCCGCACGTCGTGGGGACGACGGCATCTGGAACGCGCATCGCTGCGACTTCCCCTCGTCGGTCCGCTACTGCGAAAAAACCTCTCGGCCCGCTTTTGCCGCACACTCGGCACCTTGCTTGAAAGCGGTGTGCACCTGACCAACGCACTGCACATTCTGGCGAGCACGAGCGGTCATGTGTCCGTGGAGGAGATCGTCAAGCGCATGGCGGCGCACGTCGAACGTGGCGGCCGCCTGGTTGCACCCTTGCGTGGCGGCGACGTGTTTCCGGATTTTGTCGTTCAGATGGTGGCTGTAGGGGAAGAAACAGCCAACCTCGGCGATATGCTGCTGCACGCGGCCGGTCATTTCGAAGTGGAAGTGGATGCGGCCGTCGATACGCTCACGGCGATCATCGAGCCGCTCCTGATCGTCGTGCTGGGCGTCGTGCTCGGCACCGTCCTCGTGGCGATGTATCTGCCCTTGTTCGAGCTCGGCGCGGCCATCCGCTGA
- a CDS encoding prepilin-type N-terminal cleavage/methylation domain-containing protein, whose translation MIDDAGFTLVELLVAMTLAIVVTTLASSTYLFLARTVSVWQEGVHLENTLHATLTRLTEDLYETTDIDRLPDSTYALVRAAGDTIRYALRNRALYRNGRILTDSTLMAGVVFSVTAKPDAPAAFEFRLTLSSRRRALASTVRIVQRHPDPWRSLRP comes from the coding sequence ATGATCGACGACGCCGGCTTCACACTCGTCGAACTGCTCGTCGCCATGACACTCGCGATCGTCGTGACGACGCTGGCCTCATCGACCTACCTGTTCCTGGCGCGGACCGTCAGCGTATGGCAGGAAGGGGTGCATCTGGAGAATACGCTTCACGCGACCCTGACGCGACTTACCGAGGATCTGTACGAGACGACCGACATCGACCGCCTGCCCGACTCGACCTATGCACTGGTTCGCGCGGCCGGCGATACGATCCGTTATGCCCTGCGAAACCGCGCCCTGTATCGAAACGGCCGCATACTGACTGATTCCACCCTCATGGCTGGAGTCGTTTTTTCTGTCACGGCGAAGCCGGATGCTCCAGCGGCGTTCGAATTTCGCCTCACCCTTTCAAGTCGGCGGCGGGCACTGGCCTCGACAGTGCGCATCGTGCAGCGCCACCCCGATCCGTGGCGCTCGCTTCGCCCCTGA
- a CDS encoding A24 family peptidase has protein sequence MLTSLSTIELTRYGVLLGALLAAAGIDLRTRRIPDPLVRCTAAVGILLAVFDGLMAHLLAGVSAAGLAWLMRGLGRVLFGRAGMGMGDVKMAGAMGLLAGWPALWMLYLAMLIGGSWAGVGLVGGWLSRETHVPFAPFLVIGALAGIALPFSSWWGV, from the coding sequence ATGCTTACCTCCCTGTCCACCATCGAACTGACGCGATACGGCGTGCTCCTGGGCGCGTTGCTGGCCGCCGCCGGCATCGACCTCCGTACCCGCCGTATTCCGGACCCGCTCGTGCGCTGCACGGCCGCTGTCGGCATCCTGCTCGCAGTCTTCGATGGGTTGATGGCGCACCTTTTGGCCGGCGTCTCCGCTGCCGGCCTGGCGTGGCTGATGCGGGGGCTGGGCCGGGTACTGTTCGGAAGGGCAGGGATGGGCATGGGAGACGTCAAAATGGCAGGGGCGATGGGACTGCTCGCAGGATGGCCTGCCCTGTGGATGCTGTACCTCGCGATGCTGATCGGTGGATCGTGGGCGGGCGTTGGACTGGTCGGAGGCTGGCTGTCACGCGAGACGCACGTGCCGTTCGCCCCGTTTCTGGTGATCGGCGCGCTAGCCGGCATCGCCCTTCCGTTCTCCTCATGGTGGGGTGTATGA
- the pilO gene encoding type 4a pilus biogenesis protein PilO gives MNTLRNRPWLAGAIVGVTVALGLIVFGVAPHLYQTLKLYREAEALDARIREAADWDAEASRMDAERMRLAEDTDTRLVALPTLEEEAILLRFVEQTAASTGVRITRWRPAGVRRLETYAEREISLTASGRFHEIGRFVDGIERAHLLIRVVSGSIQRTPASSGELRLALILVVAFASGERGTG, from the coding sequence TTGAATACGCTGCGCAACAGGCCCTGGTTGGCCGGCGCGATCGTCGGTGTCACGGTGGCGCTCGGGCTGATCGTGTTCGGCGTCGCCCCCCATCTGTATCAGACGCTCAAGCTCTACAGAGAGGCTGAGGCCCTGGACGCCCGTATCCGAGAAGCGGCTGACTGGGATGCAGAAGCCTCCCGTATGGACGCCGAGCGCATGCGGCTTGCAGAAGATACCGATACCCGGCTGGTGGCTCTTCCGACACTCGAAGAGGAAGCGATCCTGCTCCGGTTTGTCGAGCAGACGGCTGCTTCGACAGGCGTGCGCATCACGCGGTGGCGGCCGGCAGGCGTGCGACGCCTCGAGACCTACGCCGAACGCGAGATTTCGCTCACGGCATCGGGGCGTTTTCATGAGATTGGAAGGTTCGTGGATGGGATCGAACGGGCACACCTGCTGATACGCGTTGTGTCCGGCTCTATCCAGCGGACGCCCGCATCATCCGGCGAACTGCGTCTCGCCCTCATTCTGGTGGTGGCGTTCGCGTCAGGCGAGAGGGGCACGGGATGA
- a CDS encoding PilN domain-containing protein, with protein MTWPFLNRTCAGLWISESAVCSVDLARGPGGLRGCGYEKELVAEGDLTSALRRLCERMDATPDRLITHLEDAYLWHALVYPPPGLDTSSLDTWVQAEADARLPEGLVLDALVLRWTRLQDAGGAPCIAVVAARPEAIAERVDLLREAGLDPWSIGSLPLEIGNAFAFSPVWVAGYSVVIRRAAGGDTVTWFECGAPIGVDEVFDDEQLERLVGARNGKPHPIAGVAIGRPMPNGMPTSPGQPLEPLIGHGLLDMEATPAAALAVAGLCPGLPSVNLLEPIQVQQVTNRIDRRDALQLGICVGALLLVLLAGALILRVAVERHLAARAHTAVSLEPAARRRARAAEALEVERQRTAQGLALIAGRSRLAGVLDRIGRGVPARVKLDAVSWEGGEVACVVSIQGRAADAAEVAGLIETLEQAEAGRQVQLRSAEAVGVGAERSVQFAIEAGINGCDRRGE; from the coding sequence ATGACGTGGCCCTTTCTGAATCGCACCTGTGCCGGCCTGTGGATCTCGGAATCCGCTGTATGCAGTGTGGATTTGGCGCGGGGTCCGGGCGGACTCCGGGGTTGCGGCTACGAGAAGGAGCTGGTAGCCGAGGGAGACCTTACTTCGGCGCTGCGAAGGCTGTGCGAGCGCATGGACGCCACGCCGGATCGGTTGATAACCCACCTCGAAGACGCCTATCTGTGGCATGCCTTAGTATATCCGCCACCGGGGTTGGACACTTCCTCGCTCGACACATGGGTGCAGGCGGAGGCGGACGCACGGCTTCCTGAAGGTCTTGTGCTCGATGCGCTGGTTCTCCGCTGGACCCGGCTCCAGGACGCCGGCGGAGCGCCATGTATAGCGGTGGTCGCTGCGCGTCCAGAGGCTATTGCCGAACGCGTGGACCTGCTGCGGGAGGCTGGACTAGACCCCTGGTCTATCGGAAGCCTGCCTCTGGAGATCGGCAATGCCTTCGCGTTCAGTCCCGTCTGGGTCGCGGGCTATTCCGTGGTCATTCGGAGGGCTGCAGGGGGAGACACGGTAACATGGTTCGAGTGTGGCGCACCGATCGGCGTCGATGAGGTGTTCGATGACGAGCAGTTGGAGCGCCTCGTCGGCGCCCGGAACGGGAAGCCTCATCCGATAGCGGGTGTGGCGATTGGACGCCCGATGCCGAACGGAATGCCCACTTCCCCGGGGCAGCCGCTCGAACCGTTGATCGGGCATGGGTTGCTCGACATGGAGGCGACGCCGGCGGCAGCCCTCGCGGTGGCAGGGCTGTGTCCCGGTCTGCCTTCCGTCAACCTGCTGGAGCCGATCCAGGTGCAGCAAGTCACCAATCGGATCGATCGGCGCGATGCCTTGCAACTGGGGATTTGCGTTGGAGCGCTGCTGCTGGTGCTGCTTGCTGGCGCCCTGATCTTACGCGTCGCGGTCGAGCGACATCTGGCGGCCCGTGCGCATACCGCTGTCTCGCTGGAACCCGCCGCGCGGCGTCGCGCACGCGCAGCGGAAGCGCTGGAGGTCGAGCGGCAGCGCACGGCGCAGGGGCTTGCCCTGATCGCCGGTCGGTCGCGGTTAGCCGGCGTGCTCGATCGCATCGGGCGCGGCGTGCCGGCGCGGGTCAAGCTCGATGCCGTGTCCTGGGAGGGCGGCGAGGTCGCTTGCGTCGTTTCGATTCAGGGGCGCGCGGCGGACGCGGCGGAGGTGGCTGGATTGATCGAGACGCTGGAGCAAGCGGAGGCAGGCCGGCAGGTGCAGTTGCGCTCGGCCGAAGCTGTCGGCGTGGGGGCCGAACGCTCGGTGCAATTCGCAATCGAGGCTGGGATCAACGGGTGCGACCGGCGGGGCGAATGA
- a CDS encoding GspE/PulE family protein has product MGSPSIVISPSVDPAAMATLPASLALRHRVVPLALRGRYLEVGVDVMPPPDVVRRLMLFTGKSIHPVFLPREALNDLLQRLQPAPDRPTHADRIDRVRPPVRDSGTVIERVEAIVQRAIDRKASDIHLEPVEAGLRVRYRIDGRLNVDRVFPATAQDEVVSRIKILSGLDIAERRRPQDGRWCFGRGATEMDIRVSSLPTALGEHLVLRLLDGRSAAHDLPALGFAGRDLAVLDEALHLPHGLILVTGPTGSGKTTTLYAALRTLNTPDVHIVTVEDPIEYRLDGVSQTQVHAEIGYTFARALRAFLRQDPNVMLVGEIRDAETAELSVRAALTGHLVLSTLHTNDAAASVTRLVDLGVAPFLVASSLRLVLAQRLVRRRCPVCIAAGHRADPPARAGAKNASDDRSCPECEGAGFRGRTAIVETLRVTESIARQIVAGADAAELRRLARSEGMRTLREAATAAVAAGVTTAAEAHRETSL; this is encoded by the coding sequence ATGGGTTCTCCGTCCATCGTCATAAGCCCCTCCGTCGACCCCGCTGCCATGGCGACGCTGCCGGCGTCGCTCGCCCTGCGACACCGGGTCGTGCCGCTTGCTCTGCGAGGCAGATACCTCGAAGTGGGCGTCGACGTCATGCCGCCACCCGACGTGGTGCGCCGGCTGATGCTGTTCACGGGGAAGTCCATCCACCCGGTTTTCCTGCCGCGGGAGGCGCTGAACGATTTGCTGCAGCGGCTCCAACCCGCCCCCGATCGGCCGACGCATGCCGACCGAATCGACAGGGTGCGGCCTCCCGTGCGAGACAGCGGGACGGTTATCGAACGCGTCGAGGCCATCGTGCAGCGCGCCATCGATCGGAAGGCGAGCGATATCCATCTGGAGCCGGTGGAAGCCGGCCTGCGCGTGCGCTATCGGATCGATGGACGCCTGAACGTCGATCGGGTGTTTCCGGCCACAGCGCAGGATGAAGTCGTATCCCGGATCAAGATTCTATCCGGCCTGGATATCGCCGAACGACGACGGCCGCAGGACGGGCGTTGGTGTTTCGGTCGCGGTGCAACGGAGATGGATATCCGGGTATCCTCGCTTCCCACGGCGCTCGGTGAGCATCTCGTCCTTCGCCTGCTCGATGGGCGGAGCGCCGCGCACGACCTGCCGGCACTCGGATTCGCCGGTCGTGACCTCGCCGTCCTCGACGAGGCGCTGCACCTGCCTCACGGACTGATCCTGGTGACGGGGCCCACCGGAAGCGGCAAGACGACGACGCTGTACGCCGCGTTGAGGACCCTGAATACGCCGGACGTGCACATCGTCACGGTGGAGGATCCGATCGAGTACCGGCTGGACGGGGTGAGCCAGACGCAGGTGCACGCGGAGATCGGCTACACCTTCGCACGCGCGCTGCGCGCCTTCCTGCGCCAGGATCCGAACGTCATGCTGGTCGGCGAAATTCGCGACGCTGAGACGGCCGAGCTTTCCGTGCGCGCCGCGCTGACCGGGCATCTGGTCCTGTCGACACTGCACACCAACGATGCCGCCGCCAGTGTGACGCGCCTGGTCGATCTCGGCGTCGCCCCGTTCCTCGTCGCCTCCTCGCTCCGGCTCGTGCTGGCGCAGCGGCTCGTCCGCCGCCGGTGTCCGGTGTGTATCGCTGCCGGCCATCGGGCCGATCCGCCCGCCAGAGCGGGGGCGAAGAATGCATCCGATGACCGGTCGTGTCCGGAATGCGAAGGGGCGGGTTTTAGAGGCCGCACCGCGATCGTGGAAACGCTGCGGGTGACGGAATCGATCGCACGGCAGATCGTGGCGGGGGCCGACGCCGCGGAACTACGCCGGCTCGCGCGATCGGAGGGGATGCGTACGCTACGGGAGGCCGCGACGGCAGCGGTTGCCGCCGGCGTGACGACGGCCGCCGAAGCCCATCGCGAAACCAGCCTCTGA
- a CDS encoding amidohydrolase: MASPTPLTAIAIRGDRIVYAGSDAGADPWVAVGTRVVDLRGRMVLPGFRDTHAHPATGGIEQAGCLLDDLETVSAVVEAIAGCVQRARPGSWIRGSGWALPLFPEANPHKDLLDAVAPDHPVILVAADGHSAWANSRALQAAGIDRSTPDPPNGRIMREAGSGEPSGTLRESAVRLITRQLPAYTQDEWKAGIQTALRMANRFGITTIHEAALLPETLAAYASLDAHDALTARVVAALFVDAGLGVAQVDSFISVREQYPATPFFRVNSAKIMADGVIESGTAALLAPYVGTSSLGTANFRPGQLDSLAAALDAASFRIHIHTIGDRAIRMSLDALAYARRQNGPSDARPILAHIQLFDPADIPRFAAEGIIGSFQSLWAYADTYVTDLTEPVLGPERSRWLYPIASLAATGATVVGGSDWNVSSMNPLDAIQVGMTRTALSDTTGPPWIPEERVDLTTLLRMYTINAAYAAGDEQENGTLEVGKLADIVVLERDLYQTPPAEIHTVPVALTIVGGKVVYEME; encoded by the coding sequence ATGGCATCCCCCACCCCGCTGACCGCGATCGCGATTCGGGGCGACCGCATCGTCTATGCAGGTTCCGATGCCGGCGCCGACCCGTGGGTGGCTGTCGGCACGCGGGTGGTCGATCTCCGGGGACGTATGGTGCTCCCCGGCTTTCGCGACACGCATGCCCATCCCGCAACCGGCGGCATCGAACAGGCGGGTTGCCTGCTGGACGATCTGGAGACCGTGTCGGCCGTCGTGGAAGCCATTGCGGGCTGCGTGCAGCGCGCGAGGCCGGGGAGCTGGATCCGGGGGAGCGGATGGGCCTTGCCCCTCTTTCCGGAGGCCAATCCGCACAAAGACTTGCTGGATGCCGTCGCACCCGACCATCCGGTCATCCTAGTGGCGGCGGACGGGCATTCGGCGTGGGCGAACAGCCGGGCCTTGCAGGCCGCCGGCATCGACCGGAGCACGCCCGATCCGCCCAACGGCCGCATCATGCGCGAGGCCGGCTCGGGCGAGCCCTCGGGCACGTTGCGCGAATCCGCCGTGCGGTTGATCACCCGTCAGCTGCCGGCGTACACGCAGGACGAGTGGAAAGCGGGCATTCAGACCGCCCTGCGCATGGCGAATCGGTTTGGCATTACCACCATCCACGAGGCCGCGCTGCTGCCGGAAACGCTCGCGGCCTATGCCTCCCTGGATGCGCATGACGCGCTGACGGCCCGCGTTGTGGCTGCGCTGTTCGTCGACGCCGGCCTGGGCGTCGCGCAGGTCGACTCGTTTATCAGCGTCCGCGAGCAGTATCCGGCTACACCGTTCTTCCGGGTCAACTCGGCAAAGATCATGGCGGACGGAGTGATCGAATCCGGCACGGCCGCGCTCCTCGCGCCCTATGTGGGGACATCGAGTCTCGGCACGGCGAACTTCCGGCCGGGCCAACTGGACTCGCTCGCGGCCGCGCTCGACGCCGCTTCGTTCCGCATCCACATCCATACAATAGGAGACCGAGCCATCCGGATGAGCCTCGACGCGCTCGCCTATGCCCGCCGGCAGAACGGCCCTAGCGATGCACGCCCCATCCTGGCCCACATCCAGCTTTTCGACCCGGCGGACATCCCTCGTTTTGCGGCGGAAGGCATTATCGGAAGTTTCCAGTCGTTGTGGGCGTATGCCGACACGTACGTAACAGACCTCACAGAACCGGTACTGGGCCCGGAGCGATCGCGCTGGCTCTATCCGATCGCGTCGCTCGCCGCGACCGGGGCCACGGTAGTGGGCGGCAGCGACTGGAACGTGTCTTCGATGAACCCGCTCGACGCCATCCAGGTTGGCATGACCCGCACAGCCCTCAGCGACACGACGGGCCCCCCGTGGATCCCGGAAGAGCGGGTGGACCTGACAACCCTGCTACGCATGTACACGATCAACGCAGCGTATGCAGCCGGCGACGAACAGGAAAACGGCACCCTCGAAGTCGGCAAGCTCGCGGACATTGTCGTGCTGGAGCGCGACCTGTACCAGACCCCGCCGGCTGAGATCCACACCGTGCCGGTGGCGCTCACCATCGTGGGCGGCAAGGTGGTGTACGAGATGGAGTAA
- a CDS encoding N-acetylmuramoyl-L-alanine amidase: protein MPADDTLPHHSGIATMLEQSDFIRILLLLTTALGLSFTIERVLELLNGLLKKLLYSELSPFSDNDALQEPDLYEAEIAAIDTTLDRDAEAIGRLVFEINRSEADVAELEALLAEKRAAFDRLIETLRQRVREIRGAHDEPITGKHEERLAALQRRLDAYQVRNELHGSLELEENYPEALFVLEPIPPRPPVETAQAFWLQSIGAFAGVAVCYFSHFGLFQGIGIFGDIAPVTDAILSGILIGGGSQPIHVLMKFLNERSVVDMKPVRQEDLVITPAAVAGPPLDPPTRSAPHASLDIPYDGGVDRDTLDPGRRRLANPDLIVYHHTAMHSDAAFEDVVRVIKGRGWSTGYHCVVTYDGAIHPFCRWDYVGNHAFGVNDRSLGIALNGNFHTTPGDSGANDRGQYGHACPADDQLFNAARVVALWCHLYGIPVEFGRTIVSHRQIRATACAGSNFPDRIFEQLVRGFYEQWRTPAAQAELDLYRRKQFLFPA, encoded by the coding sequence GTGCCCGCTGACGACACCCTGCCGCACCACAGCGGCATCGCTACCATGCTCGAACAAAGCGATTTCATTAGAATCCTGTTGTTGTTGACGACGGCTCTGGGGCTGTCGTTCACGATCGAGCGCGTCCTGGAACTGCTCAACGGCCTGCTCAAGAAGCTGCTTTATTCCGAGTTGTCGCCTTTCTCGGACAACGACGCCTTACAGGAGCCGGATCTGTATGAGGCGGAGATCGCCGCCATCGACACGACGCTCGACCGCGACGCCGAGGCGATTGGCCGGCTCGTCTTTGAAATCAACCGGTCTGAAGCGGATGTTGCGGAGCTTGAAGCGTTGCTGGCCGAGAAGCGAGCTGCCTTCGATCGGTTGATCGAGACCCTTCGCCAGCGGGTTCGCGAGATTCGAGGGGCACACGACGAACCGATTACCGGCAAACATGAGGAGCGGCTCGCCGCGCTGCAACGCCGGCTGGACGCGTACCAGGTGCGCAACGAGTTGCACGGTTCGCTCGAGTTGGAGGAGAACTACCCGGAAGCGCTGTTCGTGCTGGAGCCGATTCCGCCGCGTCCTCCGGTGGAAACCGCCCAGGCTTTCTGGCTGCAATCGATCGGCGCGTTCGCCGGTGTCGCCGTCTGCTACTTTTCGCACTTCGGCCTCTTCCAGGGTATCGGAATTTTCGGGGATATCGCCCCGGTCACCGACGCGATTCTGTCCGGCATCCTCATCGGTGGCGGCTCGCAGCCCATCCACGTGCTCATGAAATTCCTGAACGAGCGCAGCGTCGTGGACATGAAGCCGGTGCGCCAGGAAGACCTCGTCATCACGCCGGCCGCCGTCGCCGGCCCGCCGCTCGATCCGCCGACTCGCTCCGCACCCCATGCCAGTCTCGACATCCCGTACGATGGCGGTGTCGATCGCGACACGCTCGACCCGGGTCGACGCCGGCTTGCGAATCCGGACCTGATCGTGTACCACCATACCGCCATGCACAGCGACGCGGCGTTTGAGGATGTCGTCCGCGTGATCAAGGGGCGGGGATGGTCGACCGGCTACCACTGCGTGGTCACCTACGACGGAGCGATTCACCCGTTTTGCCGCTGGGACTATGTGGGCAACCACGCGTTCGGGGTGAACGACCGCTCGTTGGGGATCGCGCTGAACGGCAACTTCCATACGACACCCGGCGATAGCGGCGCCAATGACCGGGGGCAGTACGGTCATGCCTGTCCGGCCGACGACCAGTTGTTCAATGCCGCGCGCGTCGTTGCCCTGTGGTGCCACCTGTACGGGATACCAGTGGAATTCGGGCGGACGATCGTGTCGCACCGTCAGATCCGGGCGACGGCTTGCGCCGGCTCGAATTTCCCGGACCGGATCTTCGAGCAGCTTGTCCGCGGTTTCTACGAACAATGGCGCACGCCGGCGGCCCAGGCAGAACTCGACCTCTATCGCAGGAAGCAATTCCTTTTCCCGGCTTGA
- a CDS encoding winged helix-turn-helix domain-containing protein has translation MPNASHLSADSSRLPSHAPTTRYAHGATISTLAASGLVPREKSRRHAPGDWLRAGTIWLNRRYRQVLVDHVPIRLRRREFELLEHFMRSPGQCFSRDELLADVWGIHFDTGTNVVDAQVYSLRLKLKTVGVSQAIETVRGVGYKLKPELPPR, from the coding sequence ATGCCGAACGCATCCCACTTATCTGCGGATTCCAGCCGTCTCCCCTCCCATGCGCCGACCACGCGCTATGCACACGGCGCGACCATTTCCACATTGGCGGCGTCAGGGCTCGTCCCGCGCGAGAAATCCCGTCGACACGCCCCGGGCGATTGGCTTCGTGCCGGCACGATCTGGCTGAATCGACGGTACCGGCAGGTCCTGGTAGATCATGTGCCGATCCGGCTCCGACGACGCGAATTCGAGTTGCTCGAGCACTTCATGCGGAGTCCGGGGCAGTGCTTTTCGCGCGACGAACTCCTCGCCGACGTATGGGGGATCCATTTCGACACCGGCACCAACGTCGTGGATGCCCAGGTCTATTCCCTCCGGCTGAAGCTGAAGACGGTGGGCGTATCCCAGGCGATAGAGACGGTGCGAGGCGTCGGGTACAAATTGAAGCCCGAGCTTCCGCCGCGTTGA